One genomic region from Drosophila busckii strain San Diego stock center, stock number 13000-0081.31 chromosome 3R, ASM1175060v1, whole genome shotgun sequence encodes:
- the LOC108602735 gene encoding enhancer of split m6 protein: MSKVKNLIAKMLQRRVKCNSSSSVGNNNNNHSDCMRYDSLEEIAQNQANERMQQEMSTHQLMFCLETADGSFYWHAQ, translated from the coding sequence atgtCTAAAGTGAAGAATCTAAttgccaaaatgttgcaacgACGTgtcaagtgcaacagcagcagcagcgtcggcaacaacaataataaccaCAGCGATTGCATGCGCTACGATAGTCTCGAGGAGATTGCGCAAAATCAGGCTAACGAGCGCATGCAGCAGGAGATGAGCACACATCAATTGATGTTTTGCCTGGAAACCGCAGACGGCAGTTTTTATTGGCATgcacagtag